The Halobacterium sp. CBA1132 genome has a segment encoding these proteins:
- a CDS encoding proton-conducting transporter membrane subunit: MTEITSIRPLAAVLVSAVAVVPILASRGRPNVREGWTVLAALAKFGLVASMVPAALAGDVYVTELGQFVPHVAFTLRADALGLLFALLASTLWIVTSFYSIGYMRGLDEGHQTRYFASFAGSVSAAVGVAFASNLVVLYVFYELLTVATYPLVAHDGTDEARAAGRKYLAYTFGGGVAVLAGTVLVFYMTNTTAFTTGGISALASADPTLARAAFALLVTGFGVKAALMPLHSWLPDAMVAPTPVSGLLHAVAVVKSGVFGIARVLLDVFGIDLVARLGVGGVLAAVAAFTLVVASVIALRQDHLKRRLAFSTISQLSYIVLGIAVAGAAGPSEAAKWALIGGLLHIPAHAFMKLTLFFCAGAVHVETHTDYISEMAGIGKRMPLTMGAFAVASAGMAGIPLIAGFVSKYFLLIGTVSNGDLVFTAALLISGILNIAYFWPVVYTAFFESQDGADDKPFISSVFGGRFAREARTDGGHDHDGHGAFERRAPNGAESTWFIVGPILFAAAGSVVLGVVPDTAVFLQLVREVADAAVTMGVMA; this comes from the coding sequence ATGACTGAAATCACTTCCATCCGGCCGCTCGCTGCGGTGCTCGTGTCGGCGGTCGCGGTCGTGCCGATTCTCGCCTCCCGCGGCCGTCCGAACGTCCGCGAGGGGTGGACCGTGCTGGCGGCGCTGGCGAAGTTCGGACTCGTGGCGAGCATGGTGCCCGCCGCGCTCGCCGGCGACGTCTACGTCACCGAACTCGGACAGTTCGTCCCGCACGTCGCGTTCACCCTCCGCGCGGACGCACTCGGCCTGCTGTTCGCGCTGCTGGCGAGCACCCTCTGGATCGTGACGAGCTTCTACAGTATCGGCTACATGCGGGGGCTCGACGAGGGCCACCAGACGCGGTACTTCGCGTCGTTCGCCGGCAGCGTCTCCGCGGCGGTCGGCGTCGCGTTCGCGTCGAACCTCGTCGTCCTCTACGTGTTCTACGAACTGCTGACCGTCGCGACCTACCCGCTGGTCGCCCACGACGGCACGGACGAAGCGCGCGCCGCCGGCCGCAAGTACCTCGCGTACACGTTCGGCGGCGGCGTCGCCGTCCTCGCCGGCACCGTACTCGTGTTCTACATGACGAACACGACGGCGTTCACGACCGGCGGCATCTCGGCGCTCGCGTCGGCGGACCCGACGCTCGCCCGCGCCGCGTTCGCGCTGCTGGTCACCGGCTTCGGCGTGAAGGCCGCGCTGATGCCGCTGCACTCGTGGCTGCCGGACGCGATGGTCGCGCCGACGCCCGTCTCCGGACTGCTGCACGCGGTCGCCGTCGTCAAGTCCGGCGTGTTCGGCATCGCGCGCGTCCTCTTGGACGTCTTCGGCATCGACCTCGTCGCGCGACTCGGCGTCGGCGGCGTGCTCGCGGCAGTCGCCGCGTTCACGCTCGTCGTCGCCAGCGTCATCGCGCTCCGACAGGACCACCTCAAGCGCCGGCTCGCGTTCTCGACGATTAGCCAACTGTCGTACATCGTTCTCGGCATCGCCGTCGCGGGCGCCGCCGGCCCCAGCGAGGCCGCGAAGTGGGCGCTCATCGGCGGGCTGTTGCACATCCCGGCGCACGCGTTCATGAAGCTCACCCTGTTCTTCTGCGCGGGCGCCGTCCACGTCGAGACCCACACCGACTACATCTCGGAGATGGCGGGCATCGGGAAACGCATGCCATTGACGATGGGGGCGTTCGCCGTGGCGTCCGCCGGCATGGCGGGTATCCCGCTGATTGCGGGCTTCGTCAGCAAGTACTTCCTGCTCATCGGCACCGTCTCCAACGGCGACCTCGTGTTCACCGCCGCGCTCCTGATTTCGGGCATTCTGAACATCGCGTACTTCTGGCCGGTCGTCTACACGGCGTTCTTCGAGAGCCAGGACGGCGCGGACGACAAGCCGTTCATCTCCAGCGTGTTCGGCGGCCGATTCGCCCGCGAAGCCCGGACTGACGGCGGCCACGACCACGACGGCCACGGCGCCTTCGAGCGGCGCGCGCCCAACGGCGCGGAGTCGACGTGGTTCATCGTCGGCCCGATTCTGTTCGCGGCCGCCGGCTCCGTCGTGCTCGGCGTCGTGCCGGACACCGCGGTGTTCCTCCAACTCGTCCGCGAGGTGGCTGACGCCGCCGTCACCATGGGGGTGATGGCGTGA
- a CDS encoding cation:proton antiporter: MTFISDVLLGGAAAFIVVSLSILYRVVRGPTMQDRVIAVNAIGTNIVVVIALVAAATGNSSALDIAIVYALLNFLMSIAISKFTVERGGVL; this comes from the coding sequence ATGACGTTCATCTCCGACGTGCTGCTCGGCGGCGCGGCGGCGTTCATCGTCGTCTCCCTGTCCATCCTCTACCGGGTCGTCCGCGGCCCGACGATGCAGGACCGCGTCATCGCGGTCAACGCCATCGGGACGAACATCGTCGTCGTCATCGCGCTCGTCGCGGCGGCCACTGGCAACTCCTCGGCGCTGGACATCGCCATCGTGTACGCGCTGCTGAACTTCCTGATGAGCATCGCCATCTCGAAGTTCACCGTCGAACGGGGTGGTGTGCTGTGA
- a CDS encoding MnhB domain-containing protein, translating to MSESNPEAADTADDLRSYVESPIIMATVRVVSPFVFTYGLYLMFHGANSSGGGFQGGVVVATVMLMLGIAFGIDPLREWVGEATLVLVVAGGVAAFVAIGVGTVVAGGGFLDYSAYGIHHASKYGIEVVELFIGVIVASTITGLFFAIDAGKDGGDNE from the coding sequence GTGAGCGAGTCCAATCCGGAGGCCGCCGACACGGCCGACGACCTGCGCTCGTACGTCGAGAGCCCCATCATCATGGCGACGGTGCGCGTCGTCTCGCCGTTCGTGTTCACGTACGGCCTCTACCTGATGTTCCACGGCGCGAACTCCTCGGGCGGCGGCTTCCAGGGCGGCGTCGTCGTCGCTACCGTGATGTTGATGCTGGGCATCGCGTTCGGCATCGACCCGCTGCGCGAGTGGGTCGGCGAGGCCACACTCGTGCTCGTCGTCGCCGGCGGCGTCGCGGCGTTCGTCGCTATCGGCGTCGGCACAGTCGTCGCCGGCGGCGGCTTCCTCGACTACTCGGCGTACGGCATCCACCACGCCAGCAAGTACGGCATCGAAGTGGTGGAACTGTTCATCGGCGTCATCGTCGCGAGCACCATCACTGGCCTGTTCTTCGCCATCGACGCCGGGAAGGACGGAGGTGACAACGAATGA
- a CDS encoding monovalent cation/H+ antiporter subunit D family protein translates to MSDLVALAVAVPIVGSLAALVAGVARSESGWPVAVVACAVQLAVAAQLAVTAFTDGSIRYVVGGFEAPYGIELLVDGLSATMIVLIAVVSLGVLAYSRRAGPRSNPFYAVYMLLVTGLTGMSVTADLFNMYVFLEITGLAAYALVASGERGRSAVAALKYLLVGTVGASLFLLGIGYAYIDTGTLNMADLGDKLAGADPTLVHAAFAFIVVGLFIKVAVFPLHTWQPDAYAGAPDSVSAYISALVSTVAAYALLRVVYTVFGAAFLANNELANAILVGGATVSIVVGSLLAISQAEVKRMLAYSSVSQFGLVVAAISIGNVTALMGAAIHLVGHAIMKGGLFLTAGLVATETGARNVEEFDGLVQRSPLGAGAFAALAIAMVGIPPTVGFAGKWYIAIGAAESGSWALLAVIVGSTLLTLAYFARLVERMFFREPSVDLEPAIERVDARTDGGEPVGASFGMRATVVAAVVAAVVLGFAVFGYADQLRPTIEVLLS, encoded by the coding sequence GTGAGTGACCTCGTCGCGCTCGCGGTCGCCGTCCCCATCGTCGGGTCGCTCGCGGCGCTGGTCGCGGGCGTCGCTCGCTCCGAGAGCGGGTGGCCGGTCGCGGTCGTCGCGTGCGCCGTCCAACTCGCGGTCGCAGCGCAGTTGGCGGTGACGGCGTTCACCGACGGCTCCATCAGGTACGTCGTCGGCGGATTCGAAGCGCCGTACGGCATCGAACTCCTCGTCGACGGGCTCTCCGCGACGATGATAGTCCTCATCGCCGTGGTGTCGCTGGGCGTGCTCGCGTACTCCCGGCGCGCCGGCCCGCGCTCGAACCCGTTCTACGCGGTGTACATGCTGCTGGTCACCGGCCTCACCGGGATGAGCGTCACGGCGGACCTGTTCAACATGTACGTCTTCCTCGAAATCACGGGGCTGGCGGCGTACGCGCTCGTCGCCAGCGGCGAGCGCGGACGGTCGGCGGTCGCGGCGCTGAAGTACCTGCTCGTCGGCACCGTCGGCGCCTCGCTGTTCCTGCTCGGCATCGGGTACGCGTACATCGACACCGGGACGCTGAACATGGCCGACCTCGGCGACAAACTGGCCGGCGCGGACCCGACGCTCGTCCACGCCGCGTTCGCGTTCATCGTCGTCGGTCTGTTCATCAAGGTCGCGGTGTTCCCGCTGCACACGTGGCAGCCAGACGCGTACGCGGGCGCTCCCGACAGCGTCAGCGCGTACATCTCCGCGCTCGTCTCCACGGTCGCGGCGTACGCACTGTTGCGCGTCGTCTACACGGTGTTCGGCGCCGCGTTCCTCGCCAACAACGAGCTGGCGAACGCAATCCTCGTCGGCGGCGCCACCGTCAGCATCGTCGTCGGCAGCCTCCTCGCAATCTCGCAGGCGGAGGTCAAGCGCATGCTGGCGTACTCGTCGGTCTCGCAGTTCGGGCTCGTCGTCGCCGCCATCTCCATCGGGAACGTGACCGCGCTCATGGGCGCAGCGATTCACCTCGTCGGCCACGCCATCATGAAGGGCGGCCTCTTCCTCACTGCGGGGCTGGTCGCCACGGAGACCGGCGCGCGCAACGTCGAGGAGTTCGACGGCCTCGTCCAGCGCTCGCCGCTGGGTGCGGGCGCGTTCGCCGCGCTCGCAATCGCGATGGTCGGCATCCCGCCGACCGTCGGCTTCGCCGGCAAGTGGTACATCGCCATTGGCGCCGCCGAATCCGGCTCGTGGGCGCTGCTCGCGGTCATCGTCGGGAGCACGCTGCTCACGCTGGCGTACTTCGCGCGCCTCGTCGAACGCATGTTCTTCCGGGAACCGAGCGTCGACCTCGAACCCGCTATCGAGCGCGTCGACGCGCGCACCGACGGCGGCGAACCCGTCGGCGCGTCCTTCGGGATGCGGGCGACGGTGGTCGCTGCTGTCGTCGCGGCCGTCGTGCTCGGGTTCGCGGTGTTCGGTTACGCTGATCAGCTCCGACCAACCATCGAGGTGCTCCTCTCATGA
- a CDS encoding cation:proton antiporter subunit C: MIDLLVTRDYYVAAFLLLGIGTYVMIAAGNFVKKVIGMNIFQTGIFLFFIASAYLNGGTAPVLSDSGPYVSPLPHVLILTAIVVGVALTAVALGMIVRIYAEYGTLTEDTLKEVREGE, translated from the coding sequence ATGATAGACTTACTCGTTACACGAGACTACTACGTCGCGGCGTTCCTGCTGTTGGGCATCGGGACGTACGTGATGATAGCCGCCGGGAACTTCGTGAAGAAGGTCATCGGCATGAACATCTTCCAGACCGGCATCTTCCTGTTCTTCATCGCGTCCGCCTACCTGAACGGCGGGACGGCGCCGGTGCTGTCCGACAGCGGACCGTACGTCAGTCCGCTGCCGCACGTGCTCATCCTCACCGCTATCGTCGTCGGCGTCGCGCTGACGGCGGTCGCGCTCGGGATGATTGTCCGCATCTACGCGGAGTACGGCACGCTCACCGAGGACACCCTCAAGGAGGTGCGTGAGGGTGAGTGA
- a CDS encoding DUF4040 domain-containing protein, translated as MNFELPLLVFVLATALATAVLRDVLAAIIAFATYSLGIAVVWVVLQAPDVGLTEAAVGAGVTTVLFLLTIAKTVRPSGDRLLERLDVPALGVAVLFVAVLAATLGSLPEIGAADTTVITSEVTQYYLENAYHETGVKNVVTAVLAAYRGFDTLGEAVVVYSAGVGLLVVLGKEVFA; from the coding sequence ATGAACTTCGAACTCCCGCTGTTGGTGTTCGTGCTCGCCACCGCGCTGGCGACCGCCGTCCTCCGGGACGTGCTCGCGGCCATCATCGCGTTCGCGACGTACAGCCTCGGCATCGCGGTCGTCTGGGTGGTGCTGCAGGCGCCCGACGTCGGCCTGACGGAGGCCGCGGTCGGCGCCGGCGTCACGACCGTCCTGTTCCTGTTGACCATCGCGAAGACGGTGCGACCGTCGGGCGACCGCCTGCTCGAACGCCTCGACGTACCAGCGCTCGGCGTCGCCGTGCTGTTCGTCGCGGTGCTGGCGGCGACGCTCGGTTCGCTCCCCGAAATCGGCGCGGCGGACACGACCGTCATCACCTCGGAGGTCACGCAGTACTACCTCGAAAACGCCTACCACGAGACCGGCGTGAAGAACGTCGTCACCGCCGTGCTCGCCGCCTACCGCGGGTTCGACACGCTCGGCGAAGCAGTCGTCGTCTACTCGGCGGGCGTCGGGCTGCTCGTCGTGCTCGGCAAGGAGGTGTTCGCGTGA
- a CDS encoding monovalent cation/H+ antiporter subunit E, with translation MAGDDLIVPVDDSVTLRKTVAYVAERAADADGRPTLHFVYPVSERIDTSEEGAEATAAVELLDRIEVWVEEDLGEEVDSVAIETAVVGQTEYLFNPGDYADVLVDYANRHGVETVVLDPEYNPLGMAPLLPPLEGELEAAGLTVELAPVERPTRRGPLTRTAGLGQFVVLFCSTYAFYLLVSGTLSTFNIATGAVAAGVVSAILWRITTRGEVELRKLGGRLARLALFVPFLAWEIVKANFDIAYVVLHPKLPIDPKVVEFDAAVWSELPATTLANSITLTPGTLTVDVTQRHFTIHSLTPGAREDLLDGALERAVRFVFYGRPAARIASPAERGARTDDEETEGDDE, from the coding sequence ATGGCTGGCGACGACCTGATCGTCCCGGTCGACGACTCGGTGACACTCCGGAAGACGGTGGCGTACGTCGCCGAACGTGCCGCCGACGCCGACGGCCGGCCGACCCTCCACTTCGTCTACCCAGTGTCGGAACGCATCGACACCAGCGAGGAGGGCGCGGAAGCGACCGCCGCCGTGGAACTCCTCGACCGCATCGAAGTGTGGGTCGAAGAGGACCTCGGCGAGGAAGTCGATTCGGTGGCAATCGAGACGGCCGTCGTCGGGCAGACGGAGTACCTCTTCAACCCCGGCGACTACGCCGACGTGCTCGTCGACTACGCCAACCGCCACGGCGTCGAGACGGTCGTCCTCGACCCCGAGTACAACCCCCTCGGGATGGCGCCGCTGCTCCCGCCGCTGGAGGGCGAACTCGAAGCCGCCGGCCTGACCGTCGAACTCGCGCCCGTCGAGCGGCCGACCCGTCGCGGCCCGCTCACGCGGACCGCCGGCCTCGGCCAGTTCGTCGTGTTGTTCTGCTCGACGTACGCGTTCTACTTGCTCGTCTCGGGCACGCTGTCGACGTTCAACATCGCGACCGGCGCCGTCGCCGCGGGCGTCGTCTCCGCGATACTGTGGCGCATTACGACTCGCGGCGAAGTCGAACTGCGGAAGCTCGGCGGCCGCCTCGCGCGGCTCGCGCTGTTCGTCCCCTTCCTCGCGTGGGAGATTGTGAAGGCGAACTTCGACATCGCGTACGTCGTCCTCCACCCCAAACTCCCCATCGACCCGAAGGTGGTGGAGTTCGACGCCGCGGTGTGGTCGGAGCTTCCGGCGACCACGCTCGCGAACAGCATCACGCTCACTCCCGGGACGCTCACCGTGGACGTGACCCAGCGACACTTCACCATCCACAGTCTCACGCCGGGCGCCCGCGAGGACTTACTGGACGGCGCGCTCGAACGCGCGGTCCGGTTCGTGTTCTACGGCCGGCCCGCGGCCCGCATCGCCAGCCCCGCCGAACGCGGCGCGCGCACCGACGACGAGGAAACGGAGGGTGACGACGAATGA
- a CDS encoding type 1 glutamine amidotransferase domain-containing protein — MPSALFVVSEEGYWGEECVEPLTTLDSEGFEITVATPSGSPPVLDERSADPENVGEETAEWVRDVHENDERLNDPVSVTEVEAADYDAVVFPGGHGTAWDVNQDKHARRLLRNAVEGDSEKALVVCHAVAILAFTRDSDGGFLVEGRDITGFPNEWEEGIVDDHDRMPDGRKLPYWVADEVEAAGANFDPELDADTSVTVDGDLLTARGPGSSSVAAQALLEELDA, encoded by the coding sequence ATGCCGTCTGCACTATTCGTCGTCAGCGAGGAAGGCTACTGGGGAGAAGAGTGCGTCGAGCCGCTCACGACGCTCGACAGCGAGGGCTTCGAGATTACGGTCGCGACACCGAGCGGGTCGCCGCCGGTGCTCGACGAGCGCTCCGCGGACCCCGAGAACGTCGGCGAAGAGACCGCCGAGTGGGTGCGAGATGTCCACGAGAACGACGAGCGACTCAACGACCCCGTCTCCGTAACCGAAGTCGAGGCCGCCGACTACGACGCGGTCGTCTTCCCCGGCGGCCACGGCACCGCGTGGGACGTCAATCAGGACAAGCACGCCCGCCGACTCCTCCGGAACGCCGTCGAGGGCGACAGCGAGAAGGCGCTGGTCGTCTGTCACGCCGTCGCCATCCTCGCGTTCACGCGCGACAGCGACGGCGGCTTCCTCGTCGAGGGCCGTGACATCACCGGCTTCCCGAACGAGTGGGAGGAAGGAATCGTCGACGACCACGACCGGATGCCCGACGGCCGCAAACTCCCCTACTGGGTCGCCGACGAGGTCGAGGCCGCCGGCGCAAACTTCGACCCCGAACTGGACGCCGACACCAGCGTCACCGTCGACGGCGACCTCCTCACTGCACGCGGTCCCGGTTCGTCCAGTGTGGCCGCCCAGGCGCTCCTCGAAGAACTCGACGCGTAG
- the mnhG gene encoding monovalent cation/H(+) antiporter subunit G: MTPRELAVLVLVAGGAFFAFVAAVGLLRLPDIYTRTHGASKSDTLGAGLALAAVAVTFGFDLSTAKAALLVLFMFITNPTAAHAIARAAADQGIEPWTTDEGDSE, encoded by the coding sequence GTGACGCCCCGCGAACTCGCCGTGCTCGTGCTCGTCGCCGGCGGCGCGTTCTTCGCGTTCGTCGCCGCGGTCGGACTGCTCCGACTGCCCGATATCTACACGCGCACCCACGGCGCCTCGAAGAGCGACACGCTCGGCGCCGGCCTCGCGCTCGCGGCGGTCGCGGTCACGTTCGGCTTCGACCTCTCCACCGCGAAGGCCGCGCTACTCGTCCTGTTCATGTTCATCACGAATCCGACCGCGGCCCACGCCATCGCGCGCGCCGCCGCCGACCAAGGCATCGAACCGTGGACGACCGACGAGGGTGATAGCGAATGA
- the hpt gene encoding hypoxanthine/guanine phosphoribosyltransferase has product MDRLKQSLLDAPIIEKDGYHYFVHPISDGVPVLEPGLLREIVIRIIRKAELEDVDKIVTPAAMGIHISTAVSLMTDIPLVVIRKREYGLPGEVGLHQETGYSENEMYINDVAEGDRVLVLDDVLSTGGTLLSITTALNDIGADVADVVAVIKKTGPNELEESGIDVKTLINVDVQDGDVVIVDEHGDG; this is encoded by the coding sequence ATGGATAGGCTCAAGCAGTCGCTGCTGGACGCGCCCATCATCGAGAAAGACGGGTACCACTACTTCGTTCACCCCATCAGCGACGGGGTTCCGGTGCTCGAACCGGGCCTCCTCCGGGAAATCGTCATCCGAATCATCCGGAAGGCGGAACTCGAAGACGTCGACAAGATTGTCACGCCCGCCGCGATGGGCATCCACATCTCCACGGCCGTCTCGCTGATGACCGACATCCCCCTCGTGGTCATCCGCAAGCGCGAGTACGGCCTCCCGGGCGAAGTCGGCCTCCACCAGGAGACCGGCTACTCGGAGAACGAGATGTACATCAACGACGTCGCGGAGGGCGACCGCGTGCTCGTCCTCGACGACGTGCTCTCGACGGGCGGGACGCTGCTGTCGATTACCACCGCCCTGAACGACATCGGCGCGGACGTCGCCGACGTCGTCGCGGTCATCAAGAAGACCGGCCCGAACGAACTCGAAGAGAGCGGTATCGACGTGAAGACGCTCATCAACGTCGACGTGCAGGACGGCGACGTCGTCATCGTCGACGAGCACGGCGACGGCTGA
- a CDS encoding Na(+)/H(+) antiporter subunit D has protein sequence MDAIVPPFVPVLLAALLLPFLGRRAGHALGALASAAVVPYVWFVAEGAHFQTQLFGFEAVLFNVDPFSTLMGLIFGFIGAVGVVYSYASDADNLQTAFALGYVGTSIGAVFGGDWLTLIFFWELMAVTSTLLVWHYGGKAVRAGFRYALAHGIGGTLLLGAIVWHFAETGTFLFASVPGGPEVAGLAGSVAPILGAIGIGVNVGFIGLHAWLPDTYPRPHVAASVFLCVFTTKTGVYGMYRVFPQDGNVAVAYMGGLMAVFGATMALFQNDMRRLLSYHIQSQVGYMVAGVGIGGALAQAGAFAHVFNHILYKGLLFMTAGVVVYRTGEESLKKLGGLAREMPITAGAFTVAALSISGFPGFNGFVSKGIVISASHYSFEKGPLVLGEFYTLELLLLLGGVGTFMSFIKFGYYAFFHGSYDGSVKDANRGQSVAMVAVAALCVFYGVFDGALFAILPYDVTSDAVVHHVYHTYTVTHILEGLALAALGLVGFALVKKPLSGLGRVPDVDNVYSPLLFYGTRSLVVGVTELYAAVDRAAVRTADATGAVVTAPGAAAARVFGKDRVSLRADMSTSLLLVVVMVALALVLVL, from the coding sequence ATGGACGCAATCGTTCCGCCGTTCGTCCCCGTGCTGCTGGCGGCGCTACTGCTGCCGTTCCTCGGGCGCCGCGCCGGCCACGCGCTCGGCGCGCTCGCCAGCGCCGCTGTCGTCCCGTACGTCTGGTTCGTCGCCGAGGGAGCGCACTTCCAGACCCAGCTGTTCGGGTTCGAGGCGGTGCTGTTCAACGTCGACCCGTTCTCGACGCTGATGGGGCTCATCTTCGGGTTCATCGGCGCCGTCGGCGTCGTCTACTCGTACGCCAGCGACGCCGACAACCTCCAGACCGCGTTCGCGCTCGGCTACGTCGGCACCAGCATCGGCGCCGTCTTCGGCGGCGACTGGCTCACCCTCATCTTCTTCTGGGAGCTGATGGCCGTCACCAGCACGCTGCTCGTGTGGCACTACGGCGGGAAGGCCGTGCGGGCGGGCTTCCGGTACGCGCTCGCGCACGGCATCGGCGGCACGCTGCTGCTCGGCGCCATCGTCTGGCACTTCGCCGAGACCGGGACGTTCCTGTTCGCGTCCGTCCCAGGCGGCCCCGAAGTCGCGGGTCTCGCCGGGTCCGTCGCGCCCATTCTCGGCGCCATCGGCATCGGCGTCAACGTCGGGTTCATCGGCCTGCACGCGTGGCTGCCCGACACGTACCCGCGGCCCCACGTCGCCGCCAGCGTCTTCCTCTGCGTGTTCACCACGAAGACCGGCGTCTACGGGATGTACCGCGTGTTCCCGCAGGACGGTAACGTCGCCGTCGCCTACATGGGCGGCCTGATGGCCGTCTTCGGCGCGACGATGGCGCTGTTCCAGAACGACATGCGCCGCCTGCTCTCCTACCACATCCAGTCGCAGGTCGGCTACATGGTCGCAGGGGTCGGCATCGGCGGCGCGCTCGCGCAGGCCGGCGCGTTCGCGCACGTCTTCAACCACATCCTCTACAAGGGGCTGCTGTTCATGACGGCGGGCGTCGTCGTCTACCGCACCGGCGAGGAGAGCCTGAAGAAACTCGGCGGGCTCGCCCGGGAGATGCCGATTACGGCGGGCGCGTTCACCGTCGCCGCGCTCTCGATTTCCGGCTTCCCCGGCTTCAACGGCTTCGTCTCGAAGGGCATCGTCATCTCCGCGAGCCACTACAGCTTCGAGAAGGGGCCGCTCGTCCTCGGTGAGTTCTACACGCTCGAACTGCTGCTCCTGCTCGGGGGCGTCGGGACGTTCATGTCCTTCATCAAGTTCGGCTACTACGCGTTCTTCCACGGGAGCTACGACGGCTCCGTGAAGGACGCGAACCGCGGGCAGTCGGTCGCGATGGTCGCCGTCGCGGCGCTCTGCGTGTTCTACGGCGTCTTCGACGGCGCGCTGTTCGCCATTCTGCCCTACGACGTGACGAGTGACGCGGTCGTCCACCACGTCTACCACACGTACACGGTCACGCACATCCTCGAAGGACTAGCGCTGGCCGCACTCGGCCTCGTCGGGTTCGCTCTCGTGAAGAAACCGCTCTCGGGCCTCGGGCGCGTCCCGGACGTCGACAACGTCTACAGCCCGCTGCTGTTCTACGGCACGCGCTCGCTCGTCGTCGGCGTCACCGAACTGTACGCCGCCGTCGACCGCGCGGCCGTCCGCACCGCCGACGCGACCGGCGCCGTCGTCACCGCGCCCGGCGCCGCTGCCGCCCGCGTCTTCGGTAAGGACCGCGTCTCGCTGCGCGCGGACATGAGCACGAGTCTCCTACTGGTCGTCGTGATGGTCGCGCTCGCGCTCGTGCTCGTGCTGTAA